The genomic segment TCGGCCAGACTGCCCCATGTCACCACATGAAACCATTCCGTGGTCTCACAGCGCTTGCCATCCGATGTGACCCAGCTCTGGGAAGCCGCCAGGCTGAAGCTGGCCCGCAGTTTTCCCGATGCGGTAGGGCGCACCTCCGGTTCTGTCTCCACCAGCCCGATGACCATCACCTTGTTGATGTGCTGGGGGAACGTCCCGGACGCGTCATCCACTGCCGGCGCCGGCTCGATAGCGGCAAAGGGTATCATCTCGGAAAGCACCAGCTCCGTGCGCACGCGCCGCAAATGGTCCTGGCCAACCCATGTGCGGGTTTGCAGATGGCCCTCGATGTAGACGCGGTTGCCCTTTCTCAACCACTGCTTACAGCGCTCCGCCTTGGTCCCCCAGGCGATGAC from the Anaerolineae bacterium genome contains:
- the ssb gene encoding single-stranded DNA-binding protein, translating into MARGLNKVIVVGDLGRDPELRYTPEGKAVAAFSLVARRQWLTADGTPQQAEEWFNVIAWGTKAERCKQWLRKGNRVYIEGHLQTRTWVGQDHLRRVRTELVLSEMIPFAAIEPAPAVDDASGTFPQHINKVMVIGLVETEPEVRPTASGKLRASFSLAASQSWVTSDGKRCETTEWFHVVTWGSLAEICRQWLSRGRRVYVEGYLHTYAWKNQLDQPHWRTELVAREMVVLDEHP